The Vicia villosa cultivar HV-30 ecotype Madison, WI linkage group LG1, Vvil1.0, whole genome shotgun sequence genome includes a region encoding these proteins:
- the LOC131614886 gene encoding uncharacterized protein LOC131614886 — MKLNEVVADIRSRYSPKIPGCRAFKARQIARQIVEGDSSNQFSMLWSYGADLKRASAGNTFKTNTAALAPGLRPRFGRCYLCFDGNKKAMTKTCKPFIGLDGCHLKHRYGGIMLIAVGRDPNDQYLPVAFAVVESETKDTWSWFMKLLIEDIGDGRWCFISDQQKGLVQVFEEEYPSYEHRFCLRHLYANFKKKFGGGTLFRDLMMAAAKATYFEAHEAKMLMIKEAKLEAYEWLEAIPKNKWCKHAFPFFSKCDVLMNNLSVF, encoded by the exons ATGAAACTAAATGAGGTAGTGGCAGATATTAGATCAAGGTATTCCCCAAAAATTCCAGGATGTAGGGCCTTTAAGGCTAGGCAAATTGCTAGACAAATAGTTGAGGGTGATTCAAGTAATCAATTTAGCATGTTGTGGTCTTATGGTGCTGATTTGAAGAGGGCTTCAGCTGGCAATACTTTCAAAACCAACACAGCTGCTCTAGCTCCAGGTTTGAGGCCAAGATTTGGAAGGTGTTATCTTTGCTTTGATGGGAACAAGAAAGCTATGACAAAAACATGTAAGCCCTTTATTGGCTTGGATGGATGCCATTTGAAACATAGGTATGGTGGAATTATGTTGATTGCAGTGGGAAGAGATCCCAATGATCAGTATCTTCCAGTTGCTTTTGCTGTAGTTGAGAGTGAGACAAAAGACACATGGAGTTGGTTTATGAAGTTACTAATAGAGGACATTGGAGATGGAAGATGGTGTTTCAtatctgatcaacaaaag GGCCTGGTGCAAGTATTTGAAGAAGAGTACCCATCTTATGAACACAGATTCTGTTTGAGACACCTATATGCAAACTTCAAAAAGAAGTTTGGAGGAGGTACCTTGTTCAGAGATTTGATGATGGCAGCTGCTAAGGCTACCTATTTTGAGGCACATGAAGCAAAGATGCTAATGATCAAGGAGGCCAAATTGGAAGCTTATGAATGGTTAGAGGCAATTCCCAAGAACAaatggtgtaagcatgctttcCCCTTTTTCTCAAAATGTGATGTCTTGATGAACAATTTAAGTGTCTTTTAA
- the LOC131652147 gene encoding uncharacterized protein LOC131652147, with translation MASSASRSKTGSYQSVSNRRWKVCACNMRMVSYRCKNGRNRGRLFWRCLLWQRDETCNLFEWDDEIGSGHDAIEADEEWTNDATKIREMQTVGTLKELYEQEVKKNVEMEMKLGSDGLCGKMKTICLIVSLMINLYLIVIYKC, from the coding sequence ATGGCCTCTTCTGCTAGTAGAAGCAAAACAGGTTCATATCAATCAGTTTCAAATCGTAGATGGAAGGTATGTGCTTGTAATATGCGTATGGTTTCTTATCGTTGCAAAAATGGTCGCAATCGAGGGAGGCTCTTCTGGAGATGTCTGTTGTGGCAAAGAGATGAAACGTGCAATCTATTTGAATGGGATGATGAAATAGGGTCAGGACATGATGCAATCGAGGCTGATGAAGAATGGACAAATGATGCAACAAAGATTAGGGAGATGCAAACTGTTGGGACCTTGAAAGAGTTATATGAGCAAGAAGTGAAGAAAAACGTGGAAATGGAGATGAAGCTTGGGTCAGATGGATTATGTGGAAAGATGAAGACAATTTGCCTCATTGTATCATTGATGATCAATTTGTACTTGATTGTTATTTATAAATGTTAG